In Algiphilus sp., one DNA window encodes the following:
- the kdsA gene encoding 3-deoxy-8-phosphooctulonate synthase, whose translation MRLCGHDIGIDRPFFLIAGPDTLESEALALEVASAIRPIAERLGIPYIFKGSFDKANRTSHESYRGPGLEEGLRIMEKVKAEVGVPVLTDVHEDTPLEAVAEVIDVIQTPAFLCRQTNFMQRVARTGRPVNVKKGQFMSPWEMGRVIDKMTAVAEHRFLLCERGFSFGYNNLVSDMRGLAAMRAFAPVVFDCTHSVQLPGGQGGSSGGQREFIPVLARAAVGAGVSGLFMETHPRPDEALCDGPNSLPLDRIGALLETLAALDRAVKAAPLMEDALRG comes from the coding sequence ATGAGGCTCTGCGGACACGACATCGGCATCGACCGTCCCTTCTTCCTGATCGCCGGTCCGGACACGCTGGAATCGGAGGCGCTGGCGCTGGAGGTGGCTTCGGCCATCCGTCCGATCGCCGAGCGGCTGGGCATTCCCTACATCTTCAAGGGCTCCTTCGACAAGGCCAACCGCACTTCGCACGAGAGCTATCGCGGTCCGGGTCTGGAGGAAGGCCTGCGCATCATGGAGAAGGTCAAGGCCGAGGTCGGCGTGCCGGTGCTGACCGACGTGCACGAGGACACGCCGCTGGAGGCGGTGGCCGAGGTCATCGACGTCATCCAGACGCCGGCCTTCCTCTGCCGGCAGACCAACTTCATGCAGCGCGTCGCGCGCACCGGCCGCCCCGTCAACGTCAAGAAGGGCCAGTTCATGAGCCCGTGGGAGATGGGCCGGGTCATCGACAAGATGACCGCGGTGGCGGAACACCGCTTCCTGCTCTGCGAGCGCGGCTTCTCCTTCGGCTACAACAATCTGGTGTCGGACATGCGCGGCCTGGCCGCGATGCGCGCCTTCGCACCGGTGGTCTTCGACTGCACCCACAGCGTGCAGCTCCCCGGCGGGCAGGGCGGCAGCTCCGGCGGCCAGCGCGAATTCATTCCGGTGCTGGCGCGCGCCGCTGTGGGCGCGGGCGTCTCCGGATTGTTCATGGAAACCCACCCGCGCCCCGACGAGGCGCTGTGCGACGGGCCGAATTCGCTGCCGCTGGATCGCATCGGCGCACTGCTGGAAACCCTCGCGGCGCTCGACCGCGCGGTCAAGGCGGCACCGCTGATGGAGGACGCGCTGCGCGGCTGA
- the ispD gene encoding 2-C-methyl-D-erythritol 4-phosphate cytidylyltransferase produces MPLPEGATGDCWAVVAAAGRGSRMGLGTAKQFRPIGGRSVLAWSLAPLLACARIRRIVVVIARDLDPPELDLAPTDRARVVFAAGGAERMDSVLAGIAALREAGAGLDDPVLVHDAARPCLRAEAVARLLVEAATPDGGLLALPLHDTVKHADADGTSVDRTLDRGRLWRAQTPQVFPLDALERALQRAQAAGLPCSDEAQAMERAGYRPRLVRGDATNLKITAPDDWPLAEFLLGRDA; encoded by the coding sequence GTGCCGCTTCCCGAAGGGGCGACCGGCGACTGCTGGGCCGTGGTGGCGGCGGCCGGCAGGGGATCGCGCATGGGGCTCGGGACCGCCAAGCAGTTCCGGCCGATCGGCGGGCGCAGCGTGCTCGCCTGGAGCCTGGCGCCGCTGCTGGCCTGCGCGCGCATCCGCCGCATCGTGGTGGTGATCGCCCGCGATCTCGATCCCCCCGAGCTCGACCTGGCGCCCACGGATCGCGCGCGGGTCGTGTTCGCGGCGGGCGGCGCGGAGCGCATGGACTCGGTCCTCGCCGGCATTGCCGCACTGCGCGAGGCCGGCGCGGGGCTCGACGATCCGGTGCTGGTGCACGATGCGGCGCGTCCCTGTCTGCGGGCGGAGGCCGTGGCACGCCTGCTCGTCGAGGCTGCGACGCCGGATGGTGGACTGCTGGCCCTGCCGCTGCACGACACGGTCAAGCACGCGGATGCCGATGGCACGAGCGTGGACCGTACGCTGGACCGCGGCCGTCTCTGGCGGGCGCAGACGCCGCAGGTCTTCCCGCTGGACGCGCTGGAACGCGCGCTCCAGCGGGCGCAGGCCGCAGGACTGCCCTGCAGCGACGAGGCCCAGGCCATGGAGCGTGCCGGCTACCGTCCGCGCCTGGTGCGTGGCGATGCGACCAACCTCAAGATCACGGCGCCCGATGACTGGCCGCTGGCCGAGTTCCTGCTGGGACGGGATGCGTGA
- the gph gene encoding phosphoglycolate phosphatase (PGP is an essential enzyme in the glycolate salvage pathway in higher organisms (photorespiration in plants). Phosphoglycolate results from the oxidase activity of RubisCO in the Calvin cycle when concentrations of carbon dioxide are low relative to oxygen. This enzyme is a member of the Haloacid Dehalogenase (HAD) superfamily of aspartate-nucleophile hydrolase enzymes (PF00702).): protein MTAPACLLFDLDGTLADTAPELAAAVNALRAEHGLAALPFDQLRPVCSQGARGLVGRAFGVMPEDDRFPALRDAFLAHYGAGHVRNSRPFAGVPEMLDAIQRQGALWGIVTNKPRAYAEPLVAALGWDDDAAVMIAGDDAARAKPAPDPLLLACESLALAPAQCHYIGDDPRDIVAARAAGMPCTAVSWGYIDESPDIGTWGADAIRHAPAEIAACLLPAA, encoded by the coding sequence GTGACCGCTCCCGCCTGCCTGCTCTTCGACCTCGACGGCACGCTCGCCGACACTGCGCCCGAACTGGCCGCCGCGGTCAATGCGCTCCGCGCGGAGCACGGGCTGGCTGCCCTGCCCTTCGATCAGCTCCGCCCGGTCTGCTCGCAGGGCGCCCGCGGCCTGGTCGGTCGCGCCTTCGGCGTGATGCCCGAGGACGACCGCTTCCCGGCCCTGCGCGACGCCTTCCTGGCGCACTACGGCGCCGGGCATGTGCGCAACTCCCGGCCCTTTGCGGGGGTACCCGAGATGCTCGACGCCATCCAGCGTCAGGGCGCACTGTGGGGCATCGTCACCAACAAGCCGCGGGCCTACGCCGAGCCGCTGGTCGCCGCCCTGGGATGGGATGACGATGCGGCGGTGATGATCGCCGGCGATGACGCCGCCCGCGCCAAGCCCGCCCCCGACCCGCTGCTGCTCGCCTGCGAGTCGCTCGCGCTCGCGCCGGCACAGTGCCACTACATCGGTGACGACCCGCGCGACATCGTGGCGGCGCGCGCAGCGGGCATGCCCTGCACGGCGGTGTCGTGGGGTTACATCGACGAGAGTCCCGACATCGGCACCTGGGGCGCCGACGCGATCCGTCACGCACCGGCCGAGATCGCGGCCTGCCTGCTGCCGGCGGCGTGA
- a CDS encoding TRZ/ATZ family hydrolase translates to MQDIDLLVQPRWLIPVQPEGLVLEHHAMAVRDGRIVAVLPADEAVRQYRPAQSVELPDHALLPGFVNLHTHAAMSLMRGLADDLPLMRWLNEHIWPAEAAAVSEAYVADGTRLACAEFIRSGQTCFNDMYFFPETAADVINETGMRAGLGLIVIDFPTVYASDADDYLHKALAAHDRLKGAPHIHPVLAPHGPYTVSDAPLRKLRAYANELGLPIHMHVHETADEVQGQLAATGQRPLERLEALDLLDSDFIAVHMTQLTDDEIARVARYGMHVAHCPQSNLKLASGFCPVAKLLDAGVNVGIGTDGAASNNDLDLLDEMRTAAMLAKAVAGQPSAVAAPRALTMATMGGARALGIADEIGSLEAGKAADFIAIDLSDISTQPVYNPIAQIVYSAARHQITDTFVGGRALMRRRQLLTVDGDAAVASAARWQETLRTFMAHDRRDTA, encoded by the coding sequence ATGCAGGACATCGATCTGCTCGTCCAGCCGCGCTGGCTGATTCCCGTCCAGCCCGAGGGCCTCGTGCTGGAGCACCACGCCATGGCCGTGCGCGACGGCCGCATCGTGGCGGTACTGCCCGCCGACGAGGCGGTGCGCCAGTACCGGCCGGCGCAGTCGGTCGAGCTGCCCGACCATGCGCTCCTTCCGGGCTTCGTCAATCTGCACACGCACGCCGCCATGTCGCTGATGCGGGGGCTGGCGGACGATCTGCCGCTGATGCGCTGGCTCAACGAGCACATCTGGCCGGCCGAGGCGGCCGCGGTCAGCGAGGCCTACGTCGCGGACGGTACCCGCCTCGCCTGCGCCGAGTTCATCCGCAGCGGCCAGACCTGCTTCAACGACATGTACTTCTTCCCCGAAACCGCCGCGGACGTCATCAACGAGACCGGCATGCGCGCCGGACTCGGCCTGATCGTCATCGACTTTCCGACGGTCTACGCCAGCGACGCCGACGACTATCTGCACAAGGCGCTGGCCGCGCACGACCGGCTCAAGGGCGCGCCCCACATCCACCCGGTCCTCGCCCCGCACGGTCCCTACACGGTCTCGGATGCACCGCTGCGCAAGCTGCGTGCCTACGCCAACGAGCTCGGGCTGCCCATCCACATGCACGTGCACGAGACCGCCGACGAGGTGCAGGGCCAGCTCGCCGCTACCGGCCAGCGGCCGCTGGAACGGCTTGAGGCGCTCGATCTGCTCGACAGCGACTTCATCGCCGTCCACATGACCCAGCTCACCGACGACGAGATCGCACGCGTCGCGCGCTACGGGATGCACGTCGCCCATTGCCCGCAGTCCAACCTCAAGCTGGCGAGCGGCTTCTGCCCGGTCGCGAAGCTGCTCGATGCGGGCGTCAATGTCGGCATCGGCACCGACGGCGCCGCCAGCAACAACGATCTCGATCTGCTCGACGAGATGCGCACCGCCGCCATGCTGGCGAAGGCGGTCGCCGGCCAGCCATCCGCGGTGGCAGCACCGCGCGCGCTCACCATGGCGACGATGGGGGGTGCCCGCGCGCTCGGCATCGCCGACGAGATCGGATCGCTGGAGGCCGGAAAGGCCGCCGACTTCATCGCCATCGACCTGTCCGACATCTCCACCCAACCCGTCTACAATCCGATCGCGCAGATCGTCTACAGCGCCGCGCGGCATCAGATCACCGACACCTTCGTGGGTGGCCGGGCGCTGATGCGGCGCCGCCAGCTGCTCACCGTCGACGGTGATGCAGCCGTCGCCAGCGCAGCCCGCTGGCAGGAGACATTGCGCACCTTCATGGCCCACGACAGGCGCGACACCGCATGA
- a CDS encoding septum formation initiator family protein, protein MRHTLTIVLVVLLVFLQYRLWVGAGSLADVHRMHVRAESLRAEIAESEQRNAAIGAEIDALKGADADALEALARRQLGLVRDGEEFFLVVNEH, encoded by the coding sequence ATGCGCCACACCCTGACCATCGTGCTGGTGGTTCTGCTGGTATTCCTGCAATACCGGCTGTGGGTGGGTGCGGGCAGCCTCGCCGATGTCCACCGCATGCACGTGCGCGCCGAATCGCTGCGCGCCGAGATCGCCGAATCCGAGCAGCGCAACGCCGCCATCGGTGCGGAGATCGACGCGCTCAAGGGCGCCGACGCCGACGCGCTGGAAGCGCTGGCACGGCGTCAGCTCGGCCTGGTGCGCGACGGCGAGGAATTCTTCCTCGTCGTGAACGAGCACTGA
- the mtnA gene encoding S-methyl-5-thioribose-1-phosphate isomerase, translated as MSQAIPSPGEALRAVRFEAGVLHLLDQRALPHETRWLVCHDAAAVADAIRAMVVRGAPAIGIAAAYGMAMAAAAGDDPEIAEATLRASRPTAVNLHWALARMRALGDVDAAVRAEEARAIHAEDLAQNLRMAELGAGMLGTGARVLTHCNTGALATGGHGTALGVIRTAWSAGRLGAVFHTETRPWLQGARLTAWELAAEGIPATMIADAAAAQLMAGGGLDWVIVGADRVAANGDTANKIGTLALATCARAFGTRVMVVAPSGTVDPDCADGAAIPIEERDGDELCTLGGTRSAPAGTRAWNPVFDVTPAAMIDAFVCERGVARPALGEHPAELLRGPADGGQETESTAGSA; from the coding sequence GTGAGCCAGGCAATCCCATCTCCGGGCGAGGCGCTGCGCGCCGTGCGCTTCGAGGCGGGCGTGCTGCATCTGCTCGACCAGCGCGCGCTGCCGCACGAGACACGCTGGCTGGTCTGCCACGATGCCGCCGCCGTCGCCGATGCGATCCGCGCGATGGTGGTGCGGGGTGCGCCCGCCATCGGCATCGCCGCGGCCTACGGCATGGCGATGGCGGCCGCTGCGGGGGACGATCCGGAAATCGCGGAGGCGACGCTGCGCGCCTCTCGGCCCACGGCGGTGAACCTGCACTGGGCGCTGGCGCGCATGCGCGCGCTCGGCGATGTGGACGCCGCGGTTCGCGCGGAGGAGGCCCGCGCCATTCACGCCGAAGACCTTGCGCAGAACCTGCGCATGGCCGAGCTCGGCGCCGGAATGCTGGGCACGGGCGCCCGCGTGCTGACCCACTGCAATACCGGCGCGCTCGCTACCGGCGGCCACGGCACGGCGCTGGGCGTCATCCGGACGGCCTGGAGCGCCGGCCGCCTCGGCGCCGTCTTCCACACCGAAACCCGCCCTTGGCTGCAGGGCGCGCGGCTGACCGCCTGGGAGCTGGCCGCCGAGGGTATTCCGGCAACCATGATCGCGGACGCCGCGGCGGCGCAGCTGATGGCCGGCGGCGGGCTCGACTGGGTGATCGTGGGCGCCGACCGTGTCGCCGCCAACGGCGATACCGCCAACAAGATCGGCACACTCGCGCTCGCCACCTGCGCTCGCGCCTTCGGCACGCGGGTCATGGTGGTGGCGCCGAGCGGCACGGTCGATCCGGATTGCGCGGACGGCGCCGCCATCCCCATCGAGGAGCGCGACGGCGACGAGCTCTGCACGCTGGGCGGCACGCGCAGCGCACCCGCGGGCACGCGCGCCTGGAACCCGGTGTTCGATGTCACCCCCGCGGCCATGATCGATGCCTTCGTCTGCGAACGCGGCGTGGCGCGTCCCGCGCTCGGCGAGCACCCGGCGGAGCTGCTGCGGGGCCCGGCGGACGGCGGGCAAGAAACCGAATCGACGGCCGGAAGTGCCTGA
- the ubiG gene encoding bifunctional 2-polyprenyl-6-hydroxyphenol methylase/3-demethylubiquinol 3-O-methyltransferase UbiG: protein MSNADSSELARFDSIAAQWWDPRGPMAALHHINPVRLRYIAQRCGGLDGLRMLDVGCGAGLLSEALCGAGATVTGIDLAEEALGAARAHAEASRLDIDYRQLAAESLAAEMPGGFDAVCCLEMLEHVPDPEAVVAACARLVRPGGDIVFSTINRSPKAFALAIVAAEQVLRLVPPGTHDYAKLIRPSELCEWIRAAGLEVVDTRGLHYNPILRSGRMVRDVSVNYFVHARRPS, encoded by the coding sequence ATGAGCAACGCCGACAGCTCCGAGCTTGCCCGCTTCGACAGCATCGCCGCCCAGTGGTGGGATCCGCGCGGCCCGATGGCTGCGCTGCACCACATCAACCCGGTCCGCCTGCGCTACATCGCGCAGCGCTGCGGCGGCCTCGACGGCCTGCGCATGCTGGACGTGGGCTGTGGCGCGGGCCTGCTCTCGGAGGCCCTCTGCGGCGCCGGCGCGACCGTGACCGGCATCGATCTCGCCGAGGAGGCCCTGGGCGCGGCCCGCGCGCACGCGGAAGCGAGCCGGCTCGACATCGACTATCGACAGCTCGCCGCCGAATCGCTCGCCGCGGAGATGCCCGGTGGCTTCGACGCCGTGTGCTGCCTCGAGATGCTGGAACACGTGCCCGACCCCGAAGCGGTGGTCGCCGCCTGCGCCCGTCTGGTGCGCCCGGGCGGCGACATCGTGTTCAGCACCATCAACCGCAGTCCCAAGGCCTTCGCGCTGGCCATCGTGGCGGCCGAGCAGGTGCTGCGCCTGGTACCGCCCGGCACCCACGACTACGCCAAGCTGATCCGGCCATCCGAGCTGTGCGAATGGATCCGCGCCGCGGGGCTCGAGGTGGTGGACACGCGCGGGCTGCACTACAACCCGATACTGCGCAGCGGCCGCATGGTGCGCGATGTCTCGGTGAACTACTTCGTCCACGCCCGGCGCCCATCGTGA
- a CDS encoding CTP synthase, translating to MPTEQAPCYLFVTGGVVSSLGKGIAAASLAAVLETRGLKVQIIKLDPYLNVDAGTMSPFQHGEVFVTRDGAETDLDLGHYERFLHGKTSKLSNVTTGQIYRHVLEKERRGDYLGSTVQVIPHVTDEIQLAIERGGEGADICIAEIGGTVGDIESLPFLEAIRQLGIRVGSKRAMYMHLTLLPYVRSSGEMKTKPTQHSVKELRSIGIQPDVLLCRSDRPLPDSERRKIAMFTNVEERSVISAIDLDDIYKIPAWLHQQGLDELVVEHFGLSARKTDLAQWDRVVTSRDEQEGEIEVAMVGKYVDLADAYMSLNEALEHAGRHTGNKVRIRYLEAETIARQGERVLQGADAILVPGGFGERGIEGKIMACRFARENGIPYLGICLGMQVAVIEYARHVCGLEGAHSTEIDPDCAHPVIALVTEWHDSGGQLQHRSLESVKGGTMRLGAQRARLAAGSRARAIYNSELIEERHRHRFEFNNTYREAIENGGMRISGETPEDHLAEVVELPDHPWFIGCQFHPEFSSTPREGHPLFSSFVHAARQYRNSHQIKAQQDDAQGAA from the coding sequence ATGCCGACCGAACAAGCGCCCTGCTATCTCTTCGTCACCGGTGGGGTGGTGTCCTCGCTGGGCAAGGGCATCGCCGCGGCTTCGCTGGCGGCGGTGCTCGAGACACGCGGCCTCAAGGTGCAGATCATCAAGCTCGATCCGTACCTCAACGTCGATGCCGGCACCATGAGCCCGTTCCAGCACGGCGAGGTCTTCGTGACGCGCGACGGTGCCGAGACCGATCTCGATCTCGGTCACTACGAACGCTTCCTGCACGGCAAGACCAGCAAGCTCTCGAACGTCACCACCGGCCAGATCTACCGGCACGTGCTGGAGAAGGAGCGCCGCGGCGACTATCTCGGATCGACCGTCCAGGTCATCCCGCACGTCACCGACGAGATCCAGCTCGCCATCGAGCGCGGCGGCGAGGGGGCCGACATCTGCATCGCCGAGATCGGCGGCACGGTCGGCGACATCGAGTCGCTGCCGTTCCTGGAGGCCATCCGCCAGCTCGGCATCCGCGTCGGCAGCAAGCGCGCCATGTACATGCATCTGACGCTGCTGCCCTACGTGCGCTCGTCGGGCGAGATGAAGACCAAGCCGACGCAGCACTCGGTCAAGGAACTGCGCTCGATCGGCATCCAGCCGGACGTGCTGCTCTGCCGCAGCGACCGCCCGCTGCCCGACAGCGAGCGCCGCAAGATCGCGATGTTCACCAACGTCGAGGAACGCTCGGTGATCTCCGCGATCGACCTCGACGACATCTACAAGATTCCGGCCTGGTTGCACCAGCAGGGGCTCGACGAGCTCGTGGTCGAGCACTTCGGCCTCAGCGCGCGCAAGACCGATCTCGCCCAGTGGGACCGCGTCGTCACCTCGCGCGACGAGCAGGAGGGCGAGATCGAGGTCGCGATGGTCGGCAAGTACGTCGATCTCGCCGATGCCTACATGTCGCTCAACGAGGCACTGGAGCACGCCGGCCGCCACACCGGCAACAAGGTCCGCATCCGCTACCTCGAGGCCGAGACCATCGCCCGCCAGGGCGAACGCGTGCTGCAGGGCGCGGACGCCATCCTGGTGCCCGGCGGCTTCGGCGAGCGCGGCATCGAGGGCAAGATCATGGCCTGCCGCTTTGCGCGCGAGAACGGCATCCCCTATCTTGGCATCTGCCTGGGCATGCAGGTCGCCGTCATCGAGTACGCGCGCCATGTCTGCGGACTGGAGGGCGCGCATTCCACCGAGATCGATCCCGACTGCGCCCATCCGGTCATCGCCCTGGTCACCGAGTGGCACGACAGCGGCGGGCAGCTGCAGCACCGGTCGCTCGAGTCGGTCAAGGGCGGCACCATGCGCCTGGGCGCCCAGCGCGCCCGGCTCGCCGCCGGCTCCCGCGCACGCGCGATCTACAACTCGGAGCTCATCGAGGAGCGCCACCGCCACCGCTTCGAATTCAACAACACCTATCGCGAGGCGATCGAGAACGGCGGCATGCGGATATCCGGCGAAACCCCGGAGGATCATCTCGCCGAGGTTGTCGAGCTGCCCGACCATCCGTGGTTCATCGGCTGCCAGTTCCATCCCGAGTTCTCGTCGACGCCGCGCGAGGGCCATCCCCTGTTCTCCAGCTTCGTGCACGCGGCGCGGCAGTACCGCAACTCGCACCAGATCAAGGCTCAGCAGGACGACGCCCAGGGCGCGGCATGA
- the eno gene encoding phosphopyruvate hydratase, whose protein sequence is MSKIVSVQGLEILDSRGNPTVEAEVVLASGARGRGVAPSGASTGVREAVELRDGGKKKGTRYLGKGVTRAVKNVNGDIAKAVKGLDGQDQLLVDATMIALDGSDNKGNLGANAILAVSLAAAHAAASEAGKPLFRHIGGLQAVGLPVPMMNVINGGAHADNNVDIQEFMILPAGAPSFREALRWGAETFHALKKVLASRGLNTAVGDEGGFAPDLASNGDALECLLAAIESAGYKPGKDIWLGLDVASSEIYRDGRYHLKGEGATYDAAGFVDYLADLCDRYPVISIEDGCAEDDWKGWKLLSDRLRDRVQLVGDDLFVTNTRILAEGIDKGIGNSILIKPNQIGTLSETLDAINMATQAGYSSVVSHRSGETEDATIADIAVGTAATQIKTGSLCRSDRTAKYNQLLRIEHALGDQAQYPGVSAFPVPLG, encoded by the coding sequence ATGTCCAAGATTGTCTCCGTCCAGGGTCTCGAGATCCTCGACTCCCGCGGCAACCCGACCGTCGAGGCCGAAGTGGTCCTGGCCTCCGGTGCGCGTGGGCGCGGGGTCGCACCCAGCGGCGCGTCGACCGGCGTGCGCGAGGCGGTCGAGCTTCGCGACGGCGGCAAGAAGAAGGGCACGCGCTATCTCGGCAAGGGCGTGACGCGCGCGGTCAAGAACGTGAACGGCGACATCGCCAAGGCCGTGAAGGGCCTCGACGGGCAGGATCAGCTGCTGGTCGACGCCACGATGATCGCGCTCGACGGCAGCGACAACAAGGGCAACCTCGGCGCCAATGCCATCCTGGCGGTGAGTCTCGCCGCCGCGCATGCCGCCGCCAGCGAGGCGGGCAAGCCCCTGTTCCGGCACATCGGCGGCCTGCAGGCGGTCGGGCTGCCGGTGCCGATGATGAATGTCATCAACGGCGGTGCGCACGCCGACAACAACGTCGACATCCAGGAGTTCATGATCCTGCCGGCCGGCGCGCCCAGCTTCCGCGAGGCGCTGCGCTGGGGCGCCGAGACCTTCCACGCCCTCAAGAAGGTGCTGGCGTCGCGCGGGCTCAACACCGCGGTCGGCGACGAGGGCGGCTTCGCGCCGGATCTCGCATCCAACGGCGACGCGCTCGAGTGCCTGCTGGCCGCCATCGAGTCGGCCGGCTACAAGCCCGGCAAGGACATCTGGCTGGGCCTCGACGTGGCCTCCAGCGAGATTTACCGCGACGGTCGCTATCACCTCAAGGGCGAGGGCGCCACCTACGACGCGGCCGGCTTCGTCGACTATCTGGCCGATCTCTGCGACCGCTATCCGGTGATCTCGATCGAGGACGGCTGCGCGGAGGATGACTGGAAGGGCTGGAAGCTGCTGTCCGATCGTCTGCGCGACCGCGTGCAGCTGGTCGGTGACGACCTCTTCGTGACCAACACCCGGATCCTCGCCGAGGGCATCGACAAGGGCATCGGCAACAGCATCCTCATCAAGCCCAACCAGATCGGCACGCTGTCCGAAACCCTGGACGCCATCAACATGGCGACCCAGGCGGGCTATTCGTCGGTGGTGTCGCACCGCTCCGGCGAGACCGAGGACGCCACCATCGCCGACATCGCCGTCGGTACCGCGGCCACCCAGATCAAGACCGGATCGCTGTGCCGCTCGGATCGCACCGCCAAGTACAACCAGCTGCTGCGCATCGAGCACGCCCTCGGCGATCAGGCCCAGTATCCCGGGGTATCGGCTTTTCCGGTACCGCTGGGGTAA
- a CDS encoding EI24 domain-containing protein, with protein MTAARDAFDALRAPLVGARLLLTEQHLWGPAALPVFLGLLWSALSLGLAAATGTAGSLLVIILSFTLAAALIGAIVLVHLLLALCAPLFDWLSERTETVIGARVAPSGDSWLTRSLRATAIGFRLLVLKLALLLVILVVSFMPPIGTVLSWVLIGFTLSVDFLDYPMTRRRWSAPHKRAWLGRHWAAVVVFSLLIYLLLILPGAGGLLLAPSIIGGTWLVCTRDRTPFADAPPTNDEPSPPEPAAV; from the coding sequence GTGACCGCGGCCCGGGACGCATTCGACGCGCTGCGCGCGCCGCTGGTCGGCGCCCGGCTGCTGCTCACCGAGCAGCACCTCTGGGGGCCGGCGGCCCTGCCGGTGTTCCTGGGCCTGCTGTGGTCGGCGCTGTCGCTCGGACTCGCCGCCGCGACCGGCACCGCCGGCTCCCTGCTGGTCATCATCCTGTCCTTCACGCTGGCGGCCGCGCTGATCGGCGCGATCGTCCTGGTCCACCTGCTGCTCGCGCTGTGCGCGCCGCTGTTCGACTGGCTGTCCGAGCGCACCGAGACCGTGATCGGCGCGCGCGTTGCGCCCAGCGGCGATTCCTGGCTCACGCGCTCGCTCCGCGCCACCGCCATCGGCTTCCGGCTGCTGGTGCTGAAGCTGGCGCTGCTGCTGGTGATCCTGGTGGTGAGCTTCATGCCCCCGATCGGCACGGTCCTGAGCTGGGTGCTGATCGGCTTCACGCTGTCGGTCGACTTCCTCGACTATCCGATGACCCGCCGACGCTGGAGCGCGCCGCACAAGCGCGCCTGGCTGGGACGGCACTGGGCGGCGGTTGTGGTGTTCTCGCTGCTCATCTACCTGCTCCTGATCCTGCCCGGCGCGGGCGGCCTGCTGCTGGCCCCGAGCATCATCGGTGGCACCTGGCTGGTCTGCACGCGTGACCGCACTCCCTTCGCTGACGCCCCACCGACCAACGATGAGCCGAGCCCTCCCGAACCCGCTGCCGTCTGA
- a CDS encoding SDR family NAD(P)-dependent oxidoreductase has translation MSRALPNPLPSDALRGRVLLITGAGAGLGRATALRCARAGATVVLLGRTIAKLEATFDAILALGDVPEPAIYPMDLAGASDRDMHECIDRIVESCGGLHGIVHAAAHWQDFRPMQDVLASDWAGTLATNLNAPWALTRVALETLKTADDGCVVFCDCEPAQQGRAFFGAYGVAKAALREMVAAWTAEQPGVRMHLFDPGPMRTTMRLLGYPGAPPETYPPPESAAEVLSALFDPALGADADRAGQLCWSAAPPPEAAH, from the coding sequence ATGAGCCGAGCCCTCCCGAACCCGCTGCCGTCTGACGCCCTGCGCGGACGCGTCCTCCTGATCACCGGTGCCGGCGCCGGCCTCGGCCGCGCCACGGCGCTGCGCTGCGCGCGCGCCGGCGCCACCGTGGTCCTGCTGGGGCGCACCATCGCCAAGCTCGAGGCCACCTTCGACGCCATCCTGGCGCTCGGCGACGTGCCCGAACCCGCGATCTACCCGATGGATCTCGCCGGCGCCAGCGACCGCGACATGCATGAGTGCATCGACCGCATCGTGGAGAGCTGCGGCGGGCTGCACGGCATCGTGCACGCAGCCGCGCACTGGCAGGATTTCCGCCCCATGCAGGATGTGCTGGCCTCCGACTGGGCCGGCACGCTGGCCACCAATCTGAACGCGCCGTGGGCGCTCACGCGGGTCGCGCTGGAGACCCTCAAGACGGCGGATGACGGCTGCGTGGTGTTCTGCGATTGCGAACCCGCACAGCAGGGCCGGGCCTTCTTCGGGGCCTACGGTGTCGCCAAGGCCGCGCTCCGCGAGATGGTTGCGGCGTGGACCGCCGAGCAGCCCGGCGTGCGCATGCACCTGTTCGACCCGGGCCCGATGCGCACGACCATGCGGCTGCTCGGCTACCCGGGCGCACCGCCCGAGACCTACCCGCCGCCGGAATCGGCGGCCGAGGTGCTCAGCGCCCTCTTCGACCCCGCCCTCGGGGCGGATGCGGACCGGGCCGGCCAGCTTTGCTGGTCGGCAGCCCCACCGCCTGAAGCAGCGCATTGA